In a single window of the Roseiconus lacunae genome:
- a CDS encoding aldehyde dehydrogenase family protein, whose translation MTMQNRYPLYLANRPQYSEATLDVTDKYTGKVVSTVSLANTNMIDRAIEAAVEASDAMRQLPPYRRQRILNHCVRRFEERADALADSLCVEAGKPIKDSRGEVTRLIDTFRIAAEESVRIEGSVLNLEISRRAEGYRGMDRRVPIGPCSFISPFNFPLNLAAHKIAPAIAAGCPFVLKPASRTPIGALLIGEVLAETDLPRGAFSILPCHRDAADALTTDERFKLLSFTGSPEVGWDLKSKAGKKKVVLELGGNAACVVDQDADLDDAVERLIVGAFYQSGQSCIGVQRILVHHAVYDRFRDKLVDATRQLQMGDPKDESTFLGPVISESEGERLKGWIDEAIAAGATLLCGGGRDGAMVEATLLENVPETLPICAQEAFGPVAVLSTFQDFDQAIKQINDSRYGLQAGIFTRDLYKALKAWDELVVGGVVIGDIPSWRVDNMPYGGVKDSGLGREGIRYAIEEMTERRLLVIRNRV comes from the coding sequence ATGACGATGCAGAATCGATATCCGCTTTACCTCGCCAACCGTCCACAGTACAGCGAAGCGACACTTGATGTCACCGACAAGTACACCGGAAAAGTCGTGTCGACGGTGTCGCTTGCCAACACGAATATGATCGATCGTGCGATCGAGGCGGCGGTCGAGGCGAGTGATGCGATGCGGCAATTACCGCCTTATCGTCGACAACGAATCTTAAATCACTGTGTCCGTCGTTTCGAAGAACGCGCCGACGCACTCGCCGATAGCTTGTGCGTCGAAGCCGGTAAGCCGATCAAAGATAGTCGCGGCGAGGTGACCCGTCTGATCGATACGTTTCGGATCGCCGCCGAGGAATCGGTTCGAATCGAAGGGAGCGTGCTGAATCTAGAGATCTCGCGACGTGCCGAAGGCTACCGGGGCATGGACCGTCGGGTACCGATCGGGCCCTGTTCGTTCATTTCCCCCTTCAACTTCCCGTTGAATCTTGCGGCACACAAGATCGCACCGGCCATCGCCGCGGGCTGTCCGTTTGTACTTAAACCGGCAAGCCGAACGCCGATCGGAGCATTATTAATCGGGGAGGTGTTGGCCGAAACCGATTTGCCGCGTGGCGCGTTTTCAATCCTGCCTTGTCATCGTGATGCGGCCGACGCACTGACGACGGACGAGCGTTTTAAGCTGCTCAGTTTTACGGGGTCCCCGGAAGTCGGCTGGGATCTGAAAAGTAAGGCGGGGAAGAAAAAGGTCGTTCTAGAACTCGGCGGGAATGCGGCCTGCGTCGTCGATCAAGATGCTGATTTGGACGACGCGGTAGAACGATTGATTGTGGGCGCGTTCTACCAGTCCGGGCAAAGCTGCATTGGCGTGCAGCGTATCCTTGTCCATCACGCAGTCTACGATCGCTTTCGAGACAAACTTGTCGACGCAACACGGCAGCTTCAGATGGGCGATCCGAAAGACGAGTCAACCTTCTTGGGACCGGTGATTTCCGAATCCGAGGGTGAGCGGTTGAAGGGATGGATTGACGAGGCGATTGCTGCCGGTGCGACGCTACTTTGTGGCGGCGGTCGCGACGGGGCGATGGTCGAAGCGACGTTGCTCGAAAACGTTCCGGAAACGCTACCGATCTGTGCACAAGAGGCTTTTGGCCCGGTCGCAGTGCTCAGTACGTTCCAGGACTTTGATCAGGCGATTAAGCAGATCAATGACAGCCGGTATGGATTACAGGCGGGAATCTTTACGCGAGACTTGTATAAGGCGCTGAAAGCTTGGGACGAACTCGTCGTCGGAGGCGTTGTCATCGGAGACATCCCGTCTTGGCGTGTCGACAACATGCCGTACGGCGGGGTGAAGGACAGCGGTTTGGGACGGGAGGGCATTCGCTATGCCATCGAAGAAATGACCGAGCGGCGATTATTGGTAATCCGTAACCGAGTCTAG
- a CDS encoding U32 family peptidase: protein MNSQSKVNAENAASVNATGDERTRFSRPELLAPAGDWECARAAVENGADAIYFGLDCGFNARHRAQNFHLDDLHELMPFLHRRGVRGYTTMNTLVFPSELPRLVPLIETLASTGVDAVLVQDFGVARLVREICPDLEVHASTQMSLTSAETIAAAEWLGIRRVVLARELSVKEISQIAGSTSMPLEVFIHGALCVAYSGQCLTSESLGGRSANRGQCAQACRLPYEVVSDGDEVDLGDVRYLLSPQDLAGYDSIVALVQAGIASLKIEGRLKTPEYVANITGHYRRAIDQAVHEGIVSIDPIARQEMELSFSRGFSPGWLEGNDHKRLVPGLQSAKRGIRLGRVERISNDRVLTTLEARLALGDGLGIESTERQGSEQAMQGGRVYSIELTAKKSAGDSVKSAESGVQVWIGFGRGEIDWSVIEADGTIFKNDDPKLNKRLRQTFESSKPATRIDVDFQVDAVVGRPLALTATVAGVSTDAAVSASIHSDQTLEAARKHPADEAMLRDKLQRLGTTQFQLRHLDAHLEDGPMVPASLLNELRRQVIESLDRQLASPPNRRINVKAGERLLAPIQRDDDELPSQQREPASSPKLAVLCRTLEQVKTAAQCDVDLVYADFHDIRQYAEVAELCHPHQTPFGIATVRMQKPGETGLLRVLRRHQADVVLARNLAAIDYFRDQGVEVVADFSLNIANHRAAEWIRSLGAVRTTASYDLNRDQLGDLVQALPSEWLEVVLQQHIPMFHMEHCVFCSVLSPGTNKTNCGRPCDRHVVELRDRVGALHPLHADVACRNTLYNATPQSGAETASELLRSGVHWFRVELLGESPGQTKTTIDLYRRLLRGEVDGATVWRTLKATNRLGVTRGTLESKRHPLAVL, encoded by the coding sequence ATGAATTCGCAATCGAAAGTTAACGCCGAAAATGCTGCGTCCGTCAATGCAACTGGTGACGAAAGGACTCGGTTCAGTCGCCCCGAATTGCTTGCCCCGGCTGGTGACTGGGAATGTGCGCGTGCGGCGGTCGAAAACGGTGCGGATGCGATCTACTTTGGGCTCGATTGCGGTTTCAACGCACGGCACCGGGCACAGAATTTTCATCTCGATGACCTCCACGAATTGATGCCCTTTTTGCATCGCCGTGGCGTTCGTGGTTACACGACGATGAACACGTTGGTGTTTCCGAGCGAGTTGCCCCGATTGGTCCCGCTCATCGAAACACTCGCCAGCACGGGGGTCGACGCAGTTCTGGTCCAGGACTTCGGTGTCGCGCGTTTGGTCCGTGAAATCTGCCCGGATTTGGAGGTCCACGCCAGCACTCAGATGAGCTTGACCAGCGCCGAAACGATCGCCGCTGCCGAATGGTTGGGAATCCGGCGAGTCGTCCTAGCGCGAGAATTGTCGGTCAAGGAGATCAGTCAAATCGCGGGATCGACCTCGATGCCGCTAGAGGTGTTCATTCATGGTGCCCTTTGTGTTGCCTATTCGGGGCAGTGCTTGACCAGTGAATCGTTGGGCGGGCGAAGTGCTAATCGCGGCCAATGCGCCCAAGCGTGTCGACTCCCATACGAAGTCGTCAGCGACGGTGATGAAGTCGACCTTGGCGACGTTCGTTACCTGCTTAGCCCGCAAGACCTCGCCGGCTATGATTCGATCGTCGCTCTTGTCCAGGCCGGCATCGCGTCGCTGAAAATCGAAGGCCGATTGAAGACTCCCGAATATGTGGCGAACATCACGGGGCACTATCGCCGGGCCATCGACCAAGCCGTTCACGAAGGCATCGTTTCAATTGACCCGATCGCGCGGCAAGAAATGGAGCTGTCGTTTTCACGCGGGTTCTCACCCGGATGGCTCGAAGGTAATGATCACAAGCGATTGGTTCCCGGGCTGCAAAGTGCCAAACGTGGCATTCGTTTAGGGCGGGTCGAGCGAATCAGTAATGACCGGGTGCTAACAACATTGGAAGCACGCTTAGCCTTGGGCGACGGGCTGGGGATCGAATCGACAGAACGTCAAGGTAGCGAACAAGCGATGCAAGGCGGACGCGTCTACTCGATTGAATTGACGGCCAAGAAATCCGCCGGGGACTCGGTCAAGTCGGCTGAATCGGGCGTCCAGGTTTGGATCGGCTTCGGGAGAGGCGAAATCGATTGGTCGGTCATCGAAGCGGACGGCACGATCTTTAAAAACGACGATCCCAAGCTCAACAAGCGTTTACGGCAAACGTTTGAATCGTCCAAACCGGCAACGCGGATCGACGTCGATTTCCAAGTCGATGCGGTCGTCGGCCGACCGCTGGCGTTGACGGCAACCGTTGCCGGAGTGTCTACCGATGCGGCGGTCTCGGCTAGCATTCACTCCGATCAAACCCTCGAAGCGGCGCGCAAGCACCCGGCGGACGAAGCGATGTTGCGTGACAAGCTTCAGCGATTGGGGACGACTCAGTTTCAGCTCCGGCATTTGGACGCGCATCTTGAAGACGGCCCGATGGTCCCGGCAAGTCTACTGAATGAATTGCGACGTCAAGTCATTGAATCACTCGACCGGCAACTCGCGTCACCCCCGAATCGTCGAATCAACGTCAAGGCCGGTGAGCGTCTGCTGGCCCCGATCCAACGCGACGACGATGAGCTGCCTTCACAGCAACGTGAGCCAGCCTCATCGCCAAAGTTAGCCGTGTTGTGCCGTACGCTTGAGCAAGTGAAAACGGCGGCGCAGTGTGATGTCGATTTGGTTTACGCCGACTTTCATGACATCCGTCAATACGCCGAAGTTGCTGAATTATGCCACCCGCATCAAACGCCCTTTGGGATCGCCACGGTCCGAATGCAGAAGCCCGGTGAAACGGGACTGCTGCGTGTACTGCGACGGCATCAAGCCGACGTGGTCTTGGCGCGCAACCTCGCCGCGATCGATTACTTTCGTGACCAAGGAGTCGAGGTAGTCGCGGATTTTTCACTCAACATTGCCAATCACCGTGCCGCCGAATGGATTCGCAGTTTAGGGGCGGTGCGGACCACCGCGTCTTATGATCTAAACCGCGATCAACTTGGCGATTTGGTTCAGGCGTTGCCGAGTGAATGGTTGGAAGTCGTGTTGCAACAACACATCCCGATGTTTCATATGGAGCACTGTGTCTTTTGCAGTGTGCTTTCGCCGGGGACGAATAAGACCAATTGTGGCCGCCCATGCGATCGCCATGTCGTCGAGCTTCGTGACCGTGTCGGTGCGTTGCACCCGCTGCATGCCGACGTGGCCTGCCGCAATACGCTCTACAACGCGACGCCACAAAGCGGCGCGGAAACCGCCTCCGAATTGTTGCGGTCGGGCGTACATTGGTTTCGGGTTGAGTTATTAGGCGAGTCCCCTGGGCAAACGAAAACGACGATTGATTTGTATCGGCGTTTACTGCGCGGGGAAGTCGACGGTGCGACGGTCTGGCGGACGCTCAAGGCAACCAATCGTTTAGGAGTCACGCGGGGAACGTTAGAATCGAAACGCCACCCGCTGGCTGTGCTCTAA
- a CDS encoding phenylacetate--CoA ligase family protein, which translates to MPANDLSNAVDDRDSGDLDITWKSDRTAIESIQLRRLNQILASAKTQPFYRERLADLALPLVSLEQLAALPLLEKHEMMPEAVGSAGRIFGLPRSRYTRYHQTSGTSGFPMPVLDTPRDWAWWLECWRHVLHAAEVDESDVAMMAFSFGPFIGFWTACDALVRSGALVIPGGGVSSETRLQMILDHRCTLVCCTPTYALHLVALAEQLSIDLAASPVTRLIVAGEPGGSRAEIRSRIEAGWGAKVIDHSGASEVGAWGFGSADGRGLHVIETQFIAERLHFDDATPLGRPAQDGEEAELVLTGLGRHGGPAIRYRTGDMVRGYRDHAHDCRFLFLDGGVLGRCDDMMVIRGVNVFPSSIEAIVREFDGVAEFRVIVDRNGQMDTLAVEAELPTDRCMHLSELFQKRLAMRVNVQPVDQGSLPRFQAKARRLVDRREK; encoded by the coding sequence TTGCCTGCCAACGACTTATCTAATGCGGTTGACGATCGCGATAGCGGCGACCTAGACATCACGTGGAAATCGGATCGAACGGCGATCGAATCGATCCAGCTCAGGCGTCTCAATCAAATCCTTGCGTCGGCGAAGACGCAACCGTTTTACCGCGAACGCCTTGCCGATCTCGCGTTGCCACTGGTTTCGCTTGAGCAACTCGCCGCGCTACCGCTGCTTGAAAAGCATGAGATGATGCCCGAGGCGGTCGGGTCGGCGGGGCGAATATTCGGATTGCCGCGTTCGCGGTACACGCGTTACCACCAAACCAGTGGAACGAGCGGGTTTCCGATGCCGGTGCTCGACACGCCACGCGATTGGGCGTGGTGGCTGGAGTGTTGGCGTCATGTGCTTCATGCCGCCGAGGTCGACGAAAGCGACGTCGCGATGATGGCGTTTTCCTTTGGACCATTCATCGGCTTCTGGACCGCGTGTGACGCTTTGGTCCGGTCAGGCGCCTTGGTGATCCCGGGTGGGGGCGTGTCTAGTGAAACCCGCCTGCAAATGATTCTTGATCACCGCTGCACCTTGGTTTGTTGCACGCCGACGTATGCGCTGCACCTGGTCGCACTCGCCGAGCAGCTTTCGATCGATCTAGCCGCTTCGCCGGTCACTCGGTTGATCGTCGCCGGAGAGCCGGGAGGGAGCCGCGCAGAAATACGTTCGCGAATCGAAGCCGGCTGGGGGGCCAAGGTGATCGACCACAGCGGTGCCAGTGAAGTCGGCGCCTGGGGATTTGGTAGTGCCGACGGTCGCGGTCTGCATGTCATCGAGACCCAGTTCATCGCCGAACGGTTGCACTTCGATGACGCCACGCCACTTGGTCGTCCTGCTCAAGACGGCGAAGAAGCGGAGCTTGTCCTGACTGGCCTGGGGCGGCACGGAGGCCCCGCGATTCGGTACCGCACCGGTGACATGGTTCGCGGCTATCGCGACCACGCGCATGATTGCCGGTTTCTGTTTCTCGACGGCGGGGTGCTCGGACGTTGCGACGACATGATGGTGATTCGCGGCGTCAATGTTTTCCCTAGTAGCATCGAAGCGATCGTGCGTGAGTTCGACGGGGTCGCCGAGTTCCGAGTAATCGTCGACCGAAACGGTCAGATGGACACCCTTGCGGTTGAGGCCGAGTTACCGACCGATCGCTGCATGCATTTGTCGGAACTATTTCAAAAGCGACTGGCGATGCGGGTGAATGTCCAGCCGGTCGACCAGGGCTCGCTGCCACGGTTTCAGGCCAAGGCCCGACGACTGGTTGACCGTCGCGAGAAGTAA
- a CDS encoding type II secretion system protein yields the protein MRTTRCKVQLNSMHHRRIFAVNVSLRQRAGFTLVELLVVISIIGLLASMALPALTKARAAARSAACQSNLRQFGIGLIQRANTMPDKAFCSGNFDYERDGVPTEYGWVADLVDRGIMTGEMMCPSNPAKASKAIDQVLNVTLADLAAETTSPNPCADLLGSPVVTDSTGTTIANVIRQIMIDSAAAGSAQRAEIVARKMVENGFNTNYAASWFMVRGDVVLDTTGNLQPEFPACGTDPRGKNVTKGPLRVDVVDTARAPMSTIPLLCDATPTGYISTDVGGIPRGSVYATPMVGTPIFSSQTILDASGSPVANPHHLKTPGNPAKGTAFAAGTLRGGPDGWYKQWSAFTRQDYRGVMPLHIRIANCLMADGSVQQLVDSNNDQYINNGFDMPTGTIIWTSPKIEADKSKLASYYSLKSDGPVN from the coding sequence ATGCGAACCACTCGCTGCAAAGTGCAACTCAACTCGATGCATCACCGCCGGATCTTCGCGGTGAACGTCAGCCTCCGTCAACGGGCTGGGTTTACCTTGGTCGAACTATTGGTGGTCATCTCGATCATCGGTTTACTCGCATCGATGGCACTTCCGGCACTGACCAAGGCGCGGGCGGCGGCCAGATCGGCGGCATGCCAATCGAATCTTCGCCAATTCGGAATCGGCTTGATCCAGCGAGCCAATACGATGCCCGACAAGGCATTTTGCAGTGGTAATTTTGACTACGAACGGGACGGCGTGCCAACCGAATATGGCTGGGTCGCGGACTTGGTGGACCGCGGGATTATGACCGGCGAGATGATGTGCCCAAGTAATCCGGCCAAAGCTAGCAAAGCGATCGATCAAGTGCTCAACGTTACGCTTGCTGATCTAGCCGCCGAAACCACCAGCCCCAATCCCTGTGCTGATTTACTGGGATCGCCGGTGGTCACTGACAGTACGGGAACGACGATTGCCAATGTGATCCGCCAAATCATGATCGATTCGGCAGCCGCCGGTTCGGCCCAACGTGCCGAGATCGTTGCCCGCAAGATGGTCGAAAACGGTTTTAACACCAACTACGCGGCATCTTGGTTCATGGTCCGCGGGGATGTCGTTCTGGACACCACGGGGAACCTGCAACCGGAATTCCCTGCGTGTGGGACGGACCCTCGCGGAAAGAACGTCACCAAGGGTCCACTTCGGGTCGACGTGGTCGATACCGCTCGGGCACCGATGTCCACGATCCCGTTGCTGTGTGATGCCACACCGACCGGATACATCAGCACCGACGTCGGCGGCATTCCCCGTGGCAGTGTCTACGCGACGCCGATGGTTGGGACACCGATCTTCAGTTCGCAAACGATTCTCGACGCCTCCGGGTCCCCCGTTGCCAACCCACATCATTTGAAAACGCCCGGCAACCCTGCCAAAGGCACCGCGTTCGCGGCCGGGACCCTCCGTGGCGGTCCCGATGGTTGGTACAAACAGTGGAGCGCCTTCACTCGTCAAGACTACCGCGGAGTCATGCCGCTTCACATCCGAATCGCCAATTGTTTGATGGCGGATGGCTCGGTCCAGCAACTTGTCGATTCCAACAACGATCAGTACATCAACAATGGATTCGACATGCCCACCGGCACCATCATCTGGACGAGTCCAAAGATCGAAGCGGACAAATCGAAACTAGCGAGTTATTACTCGCTGAAATCCGACGGTCCGGTGAACTGA
- a CDS encoding alpha/beta hydrolase, with product MFAVQSVDVGLDSAFLWQVLSNDGNVMLVPRQIRLGSLDSFCLEPTGDSPPEAVVVLCHGYGAPGSDMVGVVQDWASLLGEQASRYQFLCPLAPLSLAELGMPGGRAWWSLNMARMMEAVQAQRFEELHAETPPGLDAARTQLGELIQTALERMADKTGQKIDDIPLAIGGFSQGAMLTMDTALQGPCRAPNLLFQFSGTVICQPQWNVQMSRLSHTRVYQSHGTVDPILPFASAERLRDMLISAEVDLKFHQFYGPHTIDGDSIQTTATMLKELTR from the coding sequence ATGTTTGCTGTGCAAAGCGTCGACGTCGGGTTAGACTCTGCGTTTCTATGGCAAGTCTTGTCCAACGATGGCAACGTGATGTTAGTACCCAGGCAGATCCGGCTCGGATCGCTCGATAGTTTCTGTCTTGAACCGACCGGTGATTCCCCTCCAGAAGCTGTCGTGGTGTTGTGCCATGGCTATGGCGCGCCGGGCAGTGACATGGTCGGCGTGGTCCAAGATTGGGCCAGTTTGTTGGGTGAACAAGCCAGTCGCTATCAATTTTTGTGCCCCCTCGCGCCGCTCAGCCTGGCCGAGTTAGGCATGCCAGGGGGCCGAGCTTGGTGGTCCCTGAATATGGCCCGGATGATGGAGGCCGTTCAGGCGCAGCGGTTTGAAGAATTGCATGCCGAAACACCACCGGGATTGGACGCCGCCCGCACCCAATTGGGCGAGTTAATTCAGACGGCGCTTGAGCGGATGGCCGATAAAACCGGCCAAAAGATCGACGACATCCCGCTGGCGATCGGTGGCTTTTCGCAAGGCGCGATGTTAACAATGGACACGGCACTGCAAGGCCCATGTCGTGCCCCGAACCTGCTGTTCCAATTTTCTGGCACCGTGATCTGTCAGCCTCAGTGGAACGTTCAGATGTCACGGTTGAGCCACACACGGGTTTATCAATCCCACGGAACGGTCGATCCGATTTTGCCGTTCGCGTCCGCCGAACGCCTTCGTGATATGCTGATTTCGGCCGAAGTCGATCTGAAGTTTCATCAGTTCTACGGACCGCACACGATCGACGGTGACTCGATCCAAACCACCGCGACGATGCTTAAAGAATTGACCCGGTAA
- a CDS encoding DinB family protein, translating to MTQRIASRRPQPEEISFDYHRELIARVEGESATAVLHQQLFWICDLAGSVSTEQVDRVHAPYSWTIRQVFEHCANAERMFGYRIMCIADGSEPDLPAWDENVSADSRFGLGNFSRLVTELGELRQANLLLLERLVPSAWDCAGTASGHRITVRALAWLAAGHLLHHFEIVENRCSVTAKRMPDMVK from the coding sequence ATGACCCAACGCATTGCCAGTCGCCGCCCACAACCCGAAGAGATCAGTTTTGACTACCACCGCGAGTTGATCGCCCGCGTCGAAGGTGAGTCGGCGACGGCGGTCCTGCATCAGCAATTGTTCTGGATCTGTGATCTCGCCGGAAGCGTTTCGACCGAACAAGTCGATCGGGTGCATGCTCCCTATTCGTGGACGATTCGCCAAGTCTTCGAGCATTGTGCCAACGCCGAGCGGATGTTCGGCTACCGAATCATGTGCATCGCCGACGGCAGCGAGCCCGACCTCCCTGCCTGGGACGAGAATGTTTCGGCCGACAGCCGATTCGGACTAGGCAACTTTTCACGGCTGGTGACCGAACTGGGCGAGTTGCGTCAAGCCAACCTGCTGCTCCTTGAACGACTTGTCCCCTCCGCCTGGGACTGTGCCGGAACCGCTTCGGGGCATCGGATCACCGTCCGGGCGCTAGCCTGGTTGGCCGCGGGGCATCTACTGCACCACTTTGAAATTGTGGAAAACCGCTGCTCGGTCACTGCGAAACGAATGCCGGACATGGTAAAGTGA
- the obgE gene encoding GTPase ObgE has protein sequence MFVDRVQIELHAGKGGDGCMSMRREKYVPRGGPDGGDGGHGGSLILEAKLGVNSLAAFANRRFYNAPKGQPGQGSLRHGRRGHDQTLYVPPGTTVIDAEQGFVIKDLTLHGESFVVARGGKGGKGNAHFKSSTNQAPREFTRGEEGEARSVILELKSIADVGLVGKPNAGKSTLLSRISAARPEIADYPFTTKHPNLGIVELDEVRSFVLADIPGLIEGASDGVGLGHEFLRHVERAGLLVHLVEPEPTDQTDPLENYEAIRSELSLYDESLGQRDEILAVTKCELDAAPDVAKRLHEITGRKVFLVSSMTGEGLTELKEEIMTRVQERRQAMTDAGEVVVETQTEAKPKRKRRVPPHLAGPTAQLSNDLQAKDMSDEEAKQTEGQQTPKESGSGETS, from the coding sequence ATGTTTGTCGACCGCGTTCAAATTGAGCTTCATGCCGGAAAGGGGGGCGACGGTTGCATGAGCATGCGTCGCGAGAAGTATGTCCCTCGTGGTGGGCCAGACGGAGGAGATGGCGGGCACGGTGGCAGCTTGATTTTAGAAGCCAAGCTGGGGGTCAATTCGTTGGCCGCGTTTGCCAACCGACGATTTTACAATGCCCCCAAAGGCCAACCCGGCCAGGGGTCTCTGCGACACGGACGCCGCGGTCATGACCAGACCTTGTATGTTCCCCCGGGGACTACGGTGATCGATGCCGAACAGGGATTTGTGATCAAAGACCTGACGCTTCACGGCGAGTCCTTCGTTGTTGCCCGAGGTGGGAAAGGCGGCAAAGGCAACGCGCATTTCAAATCGAGCACCAATCAAGCGCCACGCGAATTTACCCGCGGCGAAGAAGGCGAGGCTCGGTCGGTCATCTTGGAACTTAAATCGATCGCCGACGTCGGACTGGTCGGAAAACCCAACGCCGGTAAGAGCACGCTGCTGAGCCGAATCTCGGCCGCTCGACCCGAAATCGCCGACTATCCGTTTACGACCAAGCATCCTAACCTCGGCATCGTTGAACTCGACGAAGTTCGCTCGTTCGTCTTGGCCGACATCCCCGGATTGATCGAAGGTGCCAGCGACGGCGTCGGACTCGGGCACGAATTCTTGCGACATGTCGAACGCGCCGGTCTACTCGTCCATCTCGTCGAACCAGAACCGACCGATCAAACCGATCCGCTTGAAAACTATGAAGCGATTCGTAGCGAACTTTCGCTGTACGACGAGTCGCTCGGACAACGCGACGAAATCCTGGCCGTTACCAAATGTGAGCTTGATGCGGCCCCCGATGTTGCCAAACGCTTGCATGAAATCACGGGGCGGAAGGTATTTCTCGTCAGTTCGATGACTGGCGAAGGTCTGACGGAACTGAAAGAAGAAATCATGACCCGGGTCCAAGAACGTCGCCAAGCGATGACCGATGCCGGCGAAGTGGTTGTGGAAACCCAAACGGAAGCCAAGCCCAAACGCAAGCGACGCGTTCCACCGCACTTGGCCGGCCCGACCGCTCAGCTTTCCAACGACCTGCAAGCGAAAGACATGTCCGACGAAGAAGCCAAGCAGACCGAAGGGCAACAAACGCCAAAGGAGTCCGGTTCAGGGGAGACGTCGTGA
- a CDS encoding type III pantothenate kinase — translation MTTPPNQVAPNQVAPNQVAPNQVAPNQVAPNQVALDIGNSAIKASVLATADDDQHPDQTFLISATDQNADQDLAARLLDWAAPLFDQGDVNFWVSSVNRAVSVPLGVTIIERHPTACWNELSRTDVPLSVQVDYPDRVGIDRLLSAHAAAIEFPAGAIVVDSGSAVTIDLVTPARLNAEPDGHPVFHGGAILPGVRMQFAALAGGTENLPAMASASVAPATDLAAMSPAAKPTTASPSVGAFSAPAKETESAIRLGVISSITGAVERLAGDYAKFAAAVEPDLGGKIAVVISGGDADLISRHLRISHIVKHNLVCRGILDLAGRQCFRSAPPL, via the coding sequence GTGACAACGCCCCCTAACCAGGTCGCCCCTAACCAGGTCGCCCCTAACCAGGTCGCCCCTAACCAGGTCGCCCCTAACCAGGTCGCCCCTAACCAGGTCGCACTGGACATCGGCAATTCGGCGATCAAGGCAAGTGTGCTTGCGACGGCGGACGACGATCAACACCCCGATCAAACCTTCTTGATCTCCGCAACCGACCAAAATGCCGACCAGGATCTTGCGGCGCGATTGCTGGACTGGGCCGCGCCGCTGTTCGATCAAGGCGATGTCAATTTTTGGGTCTCCTCGGTGAACCGCGCGGTCAGTGTCCCACTTGGTGTCACGATCATAGAGCGACACCCTACCGCTTGTTGGAATGAACTGTCACGAACCGATGTGCCACTGTCGGTCCAGGTTGACTATCCCGATCGAGTTGGCATCGATCGATTGCTGAGCGCCCACGCCGCGGCGATCGAGTTCCCCGCAGGGGCGATCGTCGTCGACTCCGGATCGGCGGTAACGATCGATTTAGTCACCCCAGCAAGATTGAACGCGGAGCCGGATGGGCATCCTGTCTTTCACGGCGGAGCGATCTTGCCCGGAGTTCGCATGCAGTTCGCCGCGCTCGCCGGCGGAACAGAAAACTTGCCTGCCATGGCATCCGCATCCGTCGCTCCAGCCACCGACCTTGCGGCGATGTCACCAGCGGCAAAGCCGACGACGGCAAGCCCGTCGGTGGGGGCGTTTTCGGCGCCCGCAAAAGAAACCGAATCGGCCATTCGTTTGGGCGTGATCTCGTCGATTACCGGAGCGGTCGAACGCTTGGCCGGCGATTACGCCAAGTTCGCCGCGGCAGTTGAACCGGACCTGGGTGGAAAAATCGCTGTAGTCATTTCCGGCGGAGATGCGGATTTGATTTCACGACATTTGCGAATTTCTCACATTGTGAAGCACAATCTCGTCTGTCGAGGCATTTTAGACTTAGCCGGTCGCCAGTGCTTTCGGTCCGCCCCGCCACTATGA